In Pseudoliparis swirei isolate HS2019 ecotype Mariana Trench chromosome 2, NWPU_hadal_v1, whole genome shotgun sequence, the following are encoded in one genomic region:
- the LOC130201889 gene encoding uncharacterized protein LOC130201889, translating into MLSSLYFQLTPRSIYIIDDVGNVLVPTTSGYFGVSGDLTAGGRYEVCGEETPASTATAGLQPAPPLFRHAARPVASAVRAGRAAPAHVSRIFSRNISIGTVDGGALRADGGTLYILFNEQEANLSSMADKVKHNLGTEEQVVLCDGMGNHLLDGPGTTGLLFWKQNARRIIALLDSSYRELMEHKRKRKGRIDDEDVKNVEKLLRAAEALPAVTQTLMELGDYARANKINTVALTDAQVTSVRATFQCLVCRDVMDEPVVAQCCRSLIGCRVCIDRWSATSTHCPKCRDEEFSSNYFAITGMGEVVDVFRDTIGH; encoded by the exons ATGTTGTCATCTCTGTATTTTCAGCTGACACCACGCAGCATTTACATTATTGACGATGTCGGCAATGTCCTGGTTCCCACTACCAGTGGCTACTTTGGTGTCTCTGGAGACCTCACTGCTGGTGGACGGTATGAGGTTTGTGGAGAAGAGACCCCAGCCTCAACGGCCACAGCAGGCCTGCAGCCAGCCCCACCCCTCTTCCGCCATGCAGCCAGGCCTGTGGCGTCTGCTGTCCGTGCAGGACGTGCTGCACCTGCCCATGTCAGCCGAATTTTTTCCAG GAACATATCGATCGGCACTGTCGATGGGGGTGCTCTCAGAGCAGATGGGGGTACCCTGTACATACTTTTTAATGAGCAGGAGGCCAATTTAAGCTCAATGGCTGACAAAGTAAAGCACAACCTGGGCACAGAGGAACAGGTGGTCCTCTGTGACGGCATGGGCAACCATCTGCTCGATGGGCCGGGGACGACTG GTCTTTTGTTTTGGAAGCAGAATGCCCGCCGCATTATTGCCCTGCTGGACAGCTCCTACAGGGAGCTGATGGAGcataagaggaagaggaaagg ACGCATAGACGATGAAGACGTAAAGAACGTGGAGAAGCTGTTGCGGGCAGCAGAAGCGCTGCCAGCGGTCACACAGACGCTGATGGAGCTCGGGGACTATGCCCGGGCTAACAAAATCAACACGGTGGCCCTGACTGACGCCCAGGTGACCTCCGTGAGGGCCACATTTCAGTGCCTGGTCTGTCGAG ACGTCATGGACGAGCCGGTGGTCGCCCAATGCTGCAGAAGCCTCATTGGGTGCAGGGTGTGCATTGACCGGTGGTCCGCCACCAGCACACACTGCCCCAAGTGCAGGGATGAGGAATTTTCCTCCAACTACTTTGCCATCACAGGGATGGGGGAAGTGGTtgatgtgttcagggacacCATCGGCCactaa